A portion of the Burkholderia sp. GAS332 genome contains these proteins:
- a CDS encoding vanillate O-demethylase ferredoxin subunit, with protein MTPTLMENKSIPTQALLQVRVSAKTWLADDIAGFELVPLSGGELPAFEAGAHIDVHVPGDMVRQYSLYDPAGLQSSYRIGVLRDPKSRGGSVKLVDSVQAGDVLTISAPRNHFALHDGQQDQSILFAGGIGITPILCMAQQLARAGRAFALHYCGRSLSRMALIDRLQPSHFGEAPQVHVHVDDGTAEQQLDARSAIGTPSFDKHLYVCGPNGFMNHILQAARELGWDEGHLHREYFGANPIETAGDAPFEIEIHRSGEVIVVAADQSAAHALLDAGFSLPLSCEQGVCGTCMTKVLAGQPDHRDLYLTDDERAGNDCFMPCCSRAKTSRLVLDL; from the coding sequence ATGACCCCTACCCTCATGGAAAACAAATCGATACCCACGCAGGCATTGCTGCAAGTCCGAGTATCGGCCAAGACATGGTTAGCCGACGACATTGCCGGCTTCGAGCTTGTGCCGTTGTCGGGGGGCGAGCTGCCTGCGTTTGAAGCGGGTGCGCACATCGACGTGCACGTACCCGGCGATATGGTGCGTCAGTACTCGCTGTACGATCCAGCCGGTCTGCAATCGTCGTATCGGATTGGTGTGTTGCGTGATCCCAAGTCACGTGGTGGATCGGTAAAGCTCGTTGATAGCGTGCAGGCTGGCGACGTACTCACGATAAGCGCCCCTCGCAACCACTTTGCCCTGCACGACGGTCAACAGGACCAGTCGATCCTGTTCGCAGGTGGTATTGGCATCACGCCAATCCTTTGCATGGCGCAACAGTTGGCACGTGCGGGCCGAGCTTTCGCGTTGCACTATTGCGGCCGCTCGTTATCGCGCATGGCCCTCATCGACCGCCTGCAGCCCTCCCACTTCGGAGAAGCGCCGCAAGTCCACGTGCATGTCGACGACGGCACCGCTGAGCAGCAACTCGATGCCCGTTCAGCAATAGGCACGCCGTCCTTCGATAAACATCTCTACGTTTGCGGCCCGAACGGCTTCATGAATCACATCCTGCAGGCTGCGCGGGAGCTCGGCTGGGACGAAGGACACCTGCATCGCGAGTATTTCGGTGCGAACCCGATCGAAACCGCCGGGGACGCACCGTTTGAAATTGAAATCCATCGCAGTGGCGAGGTCATTGTGGTCGCCGCGGATCAAAGCGCGGCGCATGCCTTGCTCGATGCAGGGTTCAGTCTTCCGCTGTCCTGCGAGCAGGGTGTGTGTGGCACCTGCATGACGAAAGTGCTGGCTGGCCAGCCAGATCATCGGGACCTTTATCTAACCGATGACGAGCGGGCCGGCAACGATTGCTTCATGCCGTGCTGTTCACGCGCAAAGACCTCAAGGCTGGTCCTCGATCTTTGA
- a CDS encoding hemerythrin-like metal-binding domain protein produces the protein MDESKDKVRLSHSFAWRDDYALGHQTMDETHQEFVECVRTLLTTEDDKLVDALEAFSDHAHRHFSDEDTAMRDTGYGSAGCHIDEHAAVLRSLDEVRAMLAQGHTEVVRSFARALADWFPEHVRVMDQGLARWLIQRRLGAAPVAIWPRRQMAT, from the coding sequence ATGGATGAGTCAAAAGACAAGGTTCGTCTTTCGCACAGCTTCGCCTGGCGCGACGACTATGCGCTTGGTCATCAGACTATGGATGAGACACATCAAGAGTTTGTCGAATGCGTGCGCACGCTGCTGACCACGGAAGACGACAAGCTCGTGGATGCGCTCGAAGCGTTTTCTGACCATGCGCATCGCCACTTCAGCGACGAGGACACCGCGATGCGCGACACGGGATACGGGTCTGCGGGTTGCCATATCGACGAGCACGCCGCCGTGCTTCGATCACTCGACGAGGTACGCGCCATGCTGGCTCAGGGACACACGGAAGTCGTTCGCTCTTTTGCGCGAGCCCTGGCGGACTGGTTTCCCGAGCATGTGCGCGTGATGGATCAAGGACTCGCGCGTTGGCTAATTCAACGGCGGCTCGGCGCCGCCCCCGTGGCGATCTGGCCTCGTCGTCAAATGGCGACTTAA
- a CDS encoding Outer membrane protein (porin), with translation MVEKMCFAPRKIVSGVVMMLFVSSAHSQSSVTLYGIVDAGLLYTSKTLNSQNGQNAGKQFSLIDAGSTPSNFGLKGVEDLGGGVKAEFRLESGISVANGGYGISNGNLFGRQAWVGLQTDYGEVKAGLQYSPFFLALFRLDPRGTSTFASGAIIYVDSVAATGVFTSNAVSYTSPVMGGFQGSVLYALGGQAGDFAAGRQYSADLKYENGSLLVDAAFFNGNAGGSAQTPIPTTVEFFGRTLGASYKFSSLTVKASFSSYKVAGSFSNNVYGGGFDYYVLPSLNLNGGVWFTTDRNDTSNHSILGAIGTQYFLSKSTSLYGEVGVVNNHGKMNTGLSIDGALYGVAGTTVGTVVGIRHLF, from the coding sequence ATGGTTGAGAAAATGTGCTTTGCCCCCCGGAAAATTGTCTCCGGGGTCGTCATGATGCTATTCGTAAGCTCAGCACACTCGCAAAGTAGTGTGACGTTGTACGGCATAGTCGACGCGGGTTTGCTATACACCAGCAAAACCTTGAATAGTCAAAATGGGCAGAATGCTGGAAAGCAATTCTCTTTGATCGATGCGGGATCCACGCCGTCGAATTTTGGTCTGAAGGGAGTCGAGGACCTCGGGGGCGGCGTTAAGGCGGAATTCAGGCTCGAGAGCGGTATTAGCGTCGCAAACGGAGGCTACGGCATTTCGAACGGGAATCTGTTTGGTCGCCAGGCGTGGGTTGGCTTGCAAACCGATTACGGCGAGGTGAAGGCGGGCCTGCAGTATTCACCTTTCTTTCTCGCGTTGTTCAGACTTGATCCGCGTGGTACCTCAACCTTCGCGAGCGGTGCCATTATTTATGTGGATAGCGTGGCAGCGACAGGCGTATTCACGTCGAACGCGGTGTCGTACACAAGTCCTGTCATGGGCGGATTTCAGGGCAGCGTACTTTATGCGCTCGGTGGCCAAGCCGGCGATTTTGCAGCCGGACGGCAATATTCTGCGGATCTGAAATACGAAAACGGAAGCCTGCTAGTTGACGCGGCTTTCTTTAACGGAAACGCAGGTGGATCCGCGCAGACACCTATACCCACAACCGTCGAGTTCTTTGGTCGCACGCTGGGCGCTTCCTATAAGTTCTCCTCATTGACCGTCAAGGCCTCCTTCTCCAGCTACAAGGTAGCAGGGTCGTTCAGCAACAATGTGTATGGTGGAGGATTTGACTATTATGTATTGCCGTCGCTGAATCTTAACGGCGGAGTCTGGTTCACGACAGATCGAAACGACACGTCAAATCACTCAATTTTGGGTGCAATCGGGACACAGTATTTCCTGTCGAAGTCTACGTCGCTGTATGGGGAGGTAGGCGTAGTGAATAACCACGGGAAAATGAATACTGGTTTGTCAATTGATGGTGCGCTGTACGGGGTCGCTGGAACGACAGTAGGCACGGTGGTCGGAATCAGGCACCTGTTTTAG